From Gimesia panareensis, the proteins below share one genomic window:
- a CDS encoding IS110 family RNA-guided transposase has translation MMLYVGLDVHVKHITICVLNKHGKLLQRCQLPCLDDVIKFLMNLQGRCEVCFEASTGYGIYFEALSKIASRVAVAHPGLLKLIFRSKQKNDRADAEKLAKLLFLDEVPTVHVPTADVRAWRELITFRGKLIQKRTRAKNGIRSLLRSVGCRVPKEFGLWTIRGMEWLKQKDLKQPMQNLKRDMLVEEIETLTRQTRLVETELARYSKENIAVQQLQSIPGIGLRTAEAFVAFVDDPHRFANSKKVGAYFGLIPIQDQSGSTNRLGHITREGCAEVRHLVTEAVWQGIRYSPTIKAYYERIHRQEKDRKKIAIVATSHYLVRVMWSMLKNGTLWKERSLAV, from the coding sequence ATGATGTTGTATGTTGGTTTGGATGTGCATGTCAAGCATATTACGATTTGTGTACTTAATAAGCATGGTAAGCTGCTGCAGCGGTGTCAGCTGCCATGCCTGGATGATGTGATTAAATTTCTGATGAACCTGCAAGGACGATGCGAAGTCTGTTTTGAAGCCAGTACCGGTTATGGCATCTACTTTGAAGCTCTGAGTAAGATTGCTTCTCGTGTTGCCGTGGCCCATCCAGGACTGTTGAAACTGATTTTTCGTTCCAAACAAAAGAATGATCGTGCGGACGCAGAGAAACTGGCCAAACTGTTGTTTCTCGATGAAGTTCCGACCGTTCATGTCCCGACTGCAGACGTGCGGGCCTGGAGAGAGTTGATTACATTCCGAGGCAAACTGATTCAGAAACGGACCCGGGCTAAAAATGGAATTCGCTCGCTTCTGAGAAGTGTTGGTTGCAGGGTTCCCAAAGAGTTTGGTCTCTGGACCATACGGGGGATGGAATGGCTAAAACAGAAAGATCTGAAACAGCCGATGCAAAATCTGAAACGGGACATGCTGGTAGAAGAGATCGAAACACTGACGAGGCAAACCAGGCTGGTTGAAACGGAACTGGCCCGCTATTCGAAAGAGAACATTGCCGTGCAGCAATTGCAGAGTATCCCCGGCATCGGCTTACGCACTGCTGAGGCATTCGTGGCCTTTGTGGATGACCCGCATCGATTTGCCAACAGTAAGAAAGTGGGGGCCTACTTCGGTCTGATCCCGATCCAGGATCAGTCAGGGAGTACTAATCGACTGGGGCATATCACGCGCGAAGGATGTGCAGAGGTCCGGCACCTGGTTACCGAAGCAGTTTGGCAGGGGATTCGATATTCACCGACGATTAAAGCCTATTATGAGCGGATTCATCGACAGGAAAAAGACAGGAAAAAGATTGCGATTGTAGCCACATCGCATTACCTGGTGCGTGTGATGTGGTCCATGTTGAAAAATGGAACCTTGTGGAAAGAACGGAGCCTGGCAGTCTGA